Proteins encoded by one window of Salvia splendens isolate huo1 chromosome 7, SspV2, whole genome shotgun sequence:
- the LOC121811081 gene encoding uncharacterized protein LOC121811081 produces MENYAYNSSYPESGGSSPRSREIEFENSAPWEDQQSQNYSKVKFMCSYGGKVNPRPHDNHLSYIGGETKILSVDRNIKFAALLSKLAALCDSGDISFKYQLPGEELDALISVTNDDDLEHMMHEYDRLFRVSPKPARLRVFVFSNQTPSLNSSARSFGSEEAKTEKERFVEALNSAPQPSVPAAAPQLQPPQNSVDFLLGFEKVNANQPVAGRVHEFEDPVMIGSDPIQKHIQDLQRLQIEEQQGMYRRKSDDNVSVGSGGVEYNKHPEKLPQALIPGGVPYWTEKQAPTGVYPNPASNIGKEQQQVYMITAPANAYPAQMMRPATAPPNQGYYAVQRKPAEGYREQQQPMYNMIQQGAVPPPVIQTMPPPPQQQNVGGYSEGYRMVGQGTTGGVGMVAEGGYAPVAYDGRQMVYSAPGGVMAQPPQYQGVATNMRAAAEAGGKAAAKATQASV; encoded by the coding sequence ATGGAAAACTATGCCTACAATTCCTCCTACCCTGAGTCCGGCGGTTCATCGCCGCGATCCAGAGAAATCGAGTTCGAAAATTCCGCGCCGTGGGAGGATCAGCAGTCGCAGAATTACAGCAAGGTCAAGTTTATGTGCAGTTACGGCGGAAAAGTCAACCCGCGGCCGCACGATAACCATCTCTCCTACATAGGCGGCGAGACGAAGATCCTCTCCGTCGATCGGAACATCAAATTCGCCGCCCTGCTCTCCAAGCTGGCCGCGCTCTGCGATTCCGGCGATATCTCGTTTAAGTATCAGTTACCAGGCGAGGAACTGGATGCCTTGATTTCGGTGACGAATGACGATGATTTGGAGCACATGATGCACGAGTACGATCGGTTGTTCAGGGTTTCGCCGAAGCCGGCGAGGCTGCGTGTTTTCGTGTTTTCGAACCAGACTCCGAGCCTGAACTCCTCGGCTCGGAGTTTCGGCTCAGAAGAGGCGAAGACGGAGAAAGAGCGGTTCGTGGAAGCGCTGAATTCCGCGCCGCAGCCTTCGGTGCCCGCGGCCGCCCCGCAGCTGCAGCCGCCGCAGAATAGCGTTGATTTTCTGTTAGGATTTGAGAAGGTGAATGCGAATCAGCCAGTGGCGGGGAGAGTTCATGAGTTTGAGGATCCGGTTATGATCGGGTCGGATCCGATCCAAAAGCACATTCAGGATCTACAGAGGCTGCAAATTGAGGAACAGCAAGGAATGTACAGAAGGAAGAGCGACGACAACGTCTCCGTTGGATCCGGAGGCGTCGAGTACAATAAACATCCGGAGAAGCTACCTCAGGCGCTGATCCCCGGCGGCGTTCCTTATTGGACGGAGAAGCAGGCTCCTACAGGAGTCTATCCTAATCCGGCGAGCAACATTGGTAAAGAGCAACAGCAAGTTTACATGATTACGGCGCCAGCGAACGCATACCCGGCGCAGATGATGAGGCCAGCCACCGCACCCCCAAATCAAGGCTACTACGCGGTTCAGAGGAAGCCGGCAGAGGGATACCGAGAGCAGCAGCAGCCGATGTACAACATGATTCAGCAAGGCGCCGTGCCTCCTCCGGTAATTCAAACcatgccgccgccgccgcagcagCAGAATGTAGGGGGATACTCCGAGGGTTACAGGATGGTGGGGCAGGGGACAACTGGCGGTGTTGGAATGGTGGCGGAAGGAGGATACGCGCCGGTGGCATACGACGGGAGGCAAATGGTCTACTCTGCGCCCGGCGGTGTGATGGCGCAGCCGCCGCAGTATCAAGGTGTGGCGACTAATATGAGAGCGGCGGCGGAAGCAGGGGGCAAAGCTGCTGCCAAGGCTACGCAAGCATCTGTGTGA